A single genomic interval of Candidatus Bathyarchaeum sp. harbors:
- a CDS encoding formylmethanofuran--tetrahydromethanopterin N-formyltransferase, whose translation MVKIAIEDTYAEAFDGLYARVIVTADQPEVLVRAADDATATPSIVIGRVEGGIEQYLTPDKTPDGRVGAILQFWGGIKEDKTLEQNVKKFEAELSFRIRQDILVKPFTALYDALENPQGKLDMMERVGHCGDGYENVEKRSGRNVITVPLMVSDFIIEREIGYSQGIMGANFWYMCQTKQAVIEAGNKALEAIHTIPGIVTPFDICSAGSKPETNYPLIGPTTNHPYCPTLKKQLGLASMVEEGVNYIPEIVINGTSLEAMKKAMKTGIEAAMEVDGVVKISAGNYEGKLGKHKIFLRELF comes from the coding sequence ATGGTGAAGATAGCAATAGAAGACACATATGCAGAAGCTTTTGACGGATTATATGCCCGAGTTATCGTGACCGCAGACCAACCCGAAGTATTAGTAAGAGCAGCAGATGACGCAACCGCTACGCCTTCCATAGTTATTGGACGGGTAGAAGGAGGAATTGAACAGTATTTGACCCCAGACAAGACTCCTGATGGTCGGGTGGGGGCGATTTTGCAGTTTTGGGGCGGAATAAAAGAAGATAAAACCCTAGAACAGAATGTGAAAAAGTTTGAAGCCGAGCTTTCCTTTCGAATCCGCCAAGATATTTTGGTTAAACCTTTTACTGCATTGTATGATGCTCTGGAAAATCCCCAAGGAAAACTGGATATGATGGAGAGGGTTGGTCATTGTGGTGACGGCTACGAAAATGTGGAGAAACGTTCTGGAAGAAACGTGATTACTGTTCCTTTGATGGTTTCTGATTTTATTATTGAACGCGAAATTGGGTACTCCCAAGGAATAATGGGGGCCAACTTTTGGTACATGTGCCAAACCAAACAGGCTGTAATTGAAGCTGGAAACAAAGCTTTAGAAGCCATTCACACTATTCCCGGAATCGTTACTCCTTTTGACATTTGTTCTGCGGGTTCTAAACCTGAAACAAACTATCCTTTGATTGGCCCAACTACTAATCATCCTTACTGTCCTACCTTGAAGAAACAGTTGGGATTAGCTTCCATGGTAGAAGAAGGCGTAAACTACATTCCCGAAATTGTAATCAACGGCACCTCCCTTGAAGCAATGAAAAAAGCCATGAAAACCGGCATCGAAGCAGCAATGGAAGTTGACGGCGTGGTAAAAATTTCTGCAGGCAACTACGAAGGCAAACTAGGCAAACACAAAATCTTTTTGCGGGAGCTATTCTGA
- a CDS encoding carbohydrate kinase family protein codes for MTFDVVGFGALNLDKLFKVNIIAKEEQECFIKTVTESPGGSAANTTVGTARLELKTGYIGKIAKDREGQVLLNEFKKEGVDTKGITVSKTGRSGTVMGFVDPNGDRALYVDPGVNDRINIKDVKMDYVSDTKFLHLTSFVGEKTFRTQKEVLKQLLDVRISFDPGALYINKGINGLKSIIEQSSVMFPNSLELMQLTGKDYKEGAKVLLDLGVEIVAVKLGKEGCYVTDGNEQHTIEAYKVKAVDTTGAGDAFCAGFLYGLIKQKDLYECGQIGNFVASRCVQRMGARTGLPHLADLKNL; via the coding sequence ATGACCTTTGACGTTGTTGGCTTTGGCGCCCTCAACTTGGATAAACTTTTCAAAGTAAACATCATCGCAAAAGAAGAACAGGAATGCTTCATCAAAACTGTAACAGAATCCCCTGGAGGCTCTGCAGCCAACACAACCGTAGGCACTGCAAGGCTAGAACTCAAAACAGGCTACATCGGCAAAATAGCCAAAGACCGGGAAGGTCAAGTGCTACTAAACGAATTCAAAAAAGAAGGCGTTGACACCAAAGGCATAACCGTTTCCAAAACCGGTAGAAGCGGAACAGTTATGGGTTTTGTGGACCCCAATGGCGACCGGGCCCTGTATGTGGACCCAGGAGTAAACGACAGAATAAACATCAAAGACGTCAAAATGGATTATGTTTCTGACACAAAATTTTTGCATTTAACCTCCTTTGTTGGAGAAAAAACTTTTCGCACCCAAAAAGAGGTTCTAAAACAGCTTTTAGATGTGCGGATTAGTTTTGATCCCGGAGCCCTTTACATAAACAAGGGCATCAATGGCTTGAAGTCCATTATTGAGCAAAGCAGTGTCATGTTTCCTAATTCTTTGGAGCTGATGCAACTTACTGGAAAAGACTACAAGGAAGGCGCGAAGGTTTTGTTGGATTTGGGTGTAGAGATAGTTGCCGTCAAGTTGGGTAAAGAAGGTTGTTATGTTACTGACGGAAATGAGCAACATACCATTGAAGCCTACAAAGTAAAGGCAGTTGATACTACTGGCGCTGGAGATGCTTTTTGTGCAGGTTTCCTGTACGGATTGATTAAACAAAAAGACCTCTACGAGTGCGGACAAATCGGGAACTTTGTTGCTTCCCGATGCGTGCAAAGAATGGGTGCAAGAACAGGACTGCCCCATTTAGCAGACCTGAAAAACCTCTAG
- the purQ gene encoding phosphoribosylformylglycinamidine synthase subunit PurQ, protein MKTEDVRVLVMRVGGTNCDAETKRAFDDLGAKADVFHFNEIVKHICILDYDALVFPGGFSYGDYVRAGAIWATGTVTKLRKDLKQFDEEERPIIGICNGFQVLVEAGLLPGFEGISQIPEATLATNIPIGYRCKWIHLKHENKGNCIFTQKIPKGKVIHLPIAHGEGRFLFAKEKEQKYLQKLYDNDQLVFRYSSKDGDYANGEYPTNPNGAFHDIAGICNPAGTVFGLMPHPERAFYGWQLPDWTKTEKPSTYGDGKLVFESMIEYLKKKF, encoded by the coding sequence ATGAAAACAGAGGATGTTCGTGTTCTGGTTATGCGTGTTGGAGGAACCAACTGTGACGCAGAAACCAAACGAGCCTTTGATGATTTAGGCGCCAAGGCGGATGTTTTTCATTTCAACGAGATCGTTAAACACATTTGTATCCTAGATTATGATGCTTTAGTTTTTCCTGGCGGTTTTTCATATGGAGATTATGTTCGGGCAGGTGCCATTTGGGCAACTGGAACAGTAACCAAGCTCCGCAAAGACCTCAAACAGTTTGACGAAGAAGAACGCCCCATAATTGGAATTTGTAATGGTTTTCAAGTATTAGTTGAAGCAGGACTGTTGCCGGGTTTTGAGGGAATCAGCCAAATTCCCGAAGCAACATTGGCGACTAACATTCCGATTGGTTATCGTTGTAAGTGGATTCATCTTAAGCACGAAAACAAGGGTAACTGTATTTTTACTCAAAAAATTCCCAAAGGCAAAGTCATACACCTGCCCATTGCTCATGGTGAGGGGAGGTTCTTGTTTGCCAAAGAAAAGGAACAAAAATATCTGCAAAAACTCTACGACAACGACCAACTGGTCTTCCGCTATAGCTCTAAAGACGGCGACTATGCCAACGGAGAGTATCCAACTAACCCCAACGGTGCATTCCATGACATTGCGGGAATCTGCAACCCTGCAGGAACAGTTTTTGGGTTAATGCCTCACCCTGAACGAGCCTTCTATGGGTGGCAGTTACCTGATTGGACTAAAACAGAAAAACCGTCAACTTACGGAGACGGAAAACTAGTCTTTGAGTCCATGATAGAATACCTAAAGAAAAAATTCTAG
- the purL gene encoding phosphoribosylformylglycinamidine synthase subunit PurL has translation YSGVVAGIGTYGNNMGIPTINGAINFDESYVGNVVVYCGCIGLLPKDKFIKDTRAGDIALLVGGETGRDGIHGVTFASAELTKESEEISRPAVQIANPIEEERVKRAVVKMRDAGLGSAITDIGGGGISCGTGEMAERSNLGIHVFLEKIPLKYQGLAPWEIYVSESQERMLLSVPEKNLEKAMEIFETENVTAAPIGKFTTDGMLKVTYNGELVADLDLDFIFVPPKFVASTDWQPPKLEEPTLPEPTDLNKELLEVLSLPNIASKEKVIRSYDHEVKGNTVLKPLQSKYGGPNDASVLKPLADSWRGVVVSSGLNTNYGKIDPYWMAASCIDEALRNNVAVGGRRIALLDNFTWGNPQKPDRLGSLVSACKACYDFAKGFEAPFISGKDSLYNESPMGPVTPTLLVTAIGIIPDVRKTVSMELKQPGNSIYLVGKTYAELGGSAYYQTKGVLGNSVPQVRLEQAKKTMDKITEAIDNGYLRTCHDLSEGGLAVAAAEMAFSSGYGLELDLGKVSRTKEVCRNDFVLFSESNSRFLVEVSPKNKDGFEELMKDVDCEEIGSVTKEPVLSVTGLDGKYALCSSIDELRRRWKSVLGA, from the coding sequence TTTACAGTGGCGTAGTTGCAGGAATTGGCACCTACGGAAACAACATGGGCATCCCGACAATTAATGGTGCCATAAATTTTGATGAAAGCTACGTCGGAAACGTCGTAGTTTACTGTGGCTGCATTGGATTATTGCCCAAAGACAAATTCATAAAAGACACCCGAGCTGGCGACATTGCTCTTCTGGTAGGTGGAGAAACTGGCAGAGATGGAATCCACGGAGTTACTTTTGCGTCTGCAGAATTAACCAAAGAATCCGAAGAAATTTCCCGCCCAGCAGTTCAGATTGCAAACCCCATAGAAGAAGAACGCGTAAAACGAGCCGTAGTAAAAATGCGAGATGCGGGTTTAGGCTCCGCAATAACCGATATCGGGGGCGGAGGAATCTCTTGTGGAACCGGAGAGATGGCTGAGCGCTCTAACTTGGGGATTCATGTTTTCTTGGAAAAGATTCCGTTAAAGTATCAGGGTTTGGCTCCTTGGGAAATTTATGTTTCAGAATCCCAAGAACGAATGCTTTTGTCGGTTCCTGAAAAGAATTTAGAAAAAGCCATGGAAATTTTTGAAACAGAAAATGTAACAGCAGCCCCCATCGGCAAATTCACAACGGATGGTATGTTAAAAGTAACTTACAACGGAGAACTGGTGGCAGACCTTGACCTTGATTTTATTTTTGTGCCTCCAAAATTTGTTGCTTCTACTGATTGGCAGCCACCAAAACTGGAAGAACCCACACTTCCAGAGCCAACAGACCTAAACAAGGAACTGTTAGAGGTGCTTTCTTTGCCTAATATTGCAAGCAAAGAAAAAGTAATTCGAAGTTACGACCACGAAGTCAAAGGCAACACCGTCCTAAAGCCCCTGCAAAGCAAGTATGGGGGACCAAACGATGCATCAGTTTTGAAGCCCCTTGCAGATTCATGGAGGGGAGTGGTTGTTTCTTCGGGATTGAACACGAACTACGGCAAAATTGACCCCTACTGGATGGCAGCTTCCTGTATTGATGAGGCTCTCAGAAACAACGTTGCAGTAGGAGGCAGACGAATTGCCCTTTTGGACAACTTCACGTGGGGCAATCCCCAAAAGCCCGACAGGCTAGGTTCCTTGGTCAGTGCATGCAAGGCGTGTTATGATTTCGCTAAAGGATTTGAAGCTCCATTCATTTCAGGAAAAGACAGCCTATATAACGAGTCTCCGATGGGCCCGGTTACTCCGACTTTGTTGGTCACTGCCATTGGAATTATTCCAGATGTACGAAAAACAGTGTCCATGGAACTCAAACAGCCCGGAAACAGCATCTACCTTGTGGGTAAAACCTATGCTGAGTTAGGTGGTTCTGCTTACTATCAAACTAAGGGTGTTTTAGGAAATTCTGTTCCCCAAGTTAGGCTGGAACAGGCAAAGAAAACCATGGATAAGATAACTGAAGCTATCGACAACGGTTACCTACGGACATGTCACGACCTCTCTGAAGGTGGTTTGGCTGTGGCGGCTGCTGAGATGGCCTTTAGCAGCGGTTATGGTTTGGAGTTGGACCTTGGTAAGGTTTCCAGAACTAAAGAAGTTTGTAGAAACGATTTTGTTCTGTTTTCTGAGTCTAACAGCAGGTTCCTTGTTGAAGTTTCACCAAAGAACAAAGACGGCTTTGAAGAACTGATGAAAGATGTTGACTGTGAAGAAATTGGCTCTGTAACTAAAGAACCAGTTTTGTCGGTTACTGGCTTGGATGGCAAATATGCCTTGTGTTCTAGCATTGATGAGTTGCGGAGGCGCTGGAAAAGCGTTCTAGGAGCGTGA
- a CDS encoding AIR synthase related protein, with protein MSRYVKKDVPFELVEINLQDADDEELLQISSKMGLGLNLNEMKIVQNYFAQKNRNPTDVELQTIGQTWSEHCYHKTFKGDITTPEGKVSSLFKTYIAKATKELNPEWCISVFEDNAGIIDFDKNHAIAAKVETHNHPSAIEPFGGAATGTGGVIRDVLAVWADPIACTDVLCFGPLDYDYNKLPPGTKHPKYVYSGVVAGIGTYGNNMGIP; from the coding sequence ATGAGCCGCTACGTCAAAAAAGACGTGCCCTTTGAACTTGTAGAAATCAACCTTCAAGACGCAGACGACGAAGAGTTACTGCAAATCAGCTCCAAAATGGGTCTGGGTCTGAACTTAAACGAAATGAAAATTGTCCAAAACTATTTTGCCCAAAAAAACCGCAACCCCACCGACGTAGAACTGCAAACCATCGGGCAAACTTGGTCGGAGCATTGTTATCACAAGACCTTCAAAGGCGACATAACCACGCCAGAAGGCAAAGTCAGCAGTTTGTTTAAAACTTACATCGCAAAAGCAACCAAAGAACTTAACCCCGAATGGTGTATTTCAGTTTTTGAAGACAACGCCGGCATAATCGATTTTGACAAAAATCACGCCATCGCAGCAAAAGTAGAAACCCACAACCACCCCTCTGCCATCGAACCCTTTGGCGGTGCTGCAACTGGAACCGGTGGAGTCATCCGTGATGTGTTAGCAGTTTGGGCAGACCCCATCGCCTGCACGGATGTTTTGTGTTTTGGCCCCTTAGATTACGATTACAACAAATTGCCCCCTGGAACCAAACACCCAAAATATGTTTACAGTGGCGTAGTTGCAGGAATTGGCACCTACGGAAACAACATGGGCATCCC
- the purS gene encoding phosphoribosylformylglycinamidine synthase subunit PurS, whose amino-acid sequence MYRARIEVSLKPGHSDPEGEMTAQSLRELKFSVQKANVSKVYVVVFDAQSKQTAQEMVDEMCRKLLANPTKDNYSFKIEEEK is encoded by the coding sequence ATGTATCGCGCAAGAATAGAGGTCAGCCTCAAGCCGGGACATTCTGACCCCGAAGGGGAAATGACTGCTCAATCATTAAGGGAGCTAAAGTTTTCTGTCCAAAAGGCTAACGTGAGCAAGGTGTACGTGGTAGTTTTTGATGCCCAATCCAAACAAACAGCACAGGAAATGGTGGATGAAATGTGCCGAAAACTTCTTGCGAACCCAACAAAAGACAACTACAGCTTCAAAATTGAGGAAGAAAAATGA
- a CDS encoding iron ABC transporter permease translates to MSTASDLTNIYNKNTKRKIFIILSFFLALLLVTIFAISFGAGSPRFTQATNVIFSHFFHLEMPVESQITQLIVLDLRLPRIILAMIAGAGLASSGTTMQGALQNPLVSSYVLGISSAAGFGAAFAIAFGSFLFSGHNNYIVVASAFGFSLLAMLLVYFIARLRGMTAETVILAGVAVGYLFSALISLIQYIIPEHEVLEAIVFWLMGGLTSVTWESILIPFVIVSVTLIFMMQQSWNLNVMSLGEEAATSVGVNSKHVLVICMTLSTLSTASVVAFTGVIGFVGLTSPHISRLLVGNDNRFLLPCSAVVGALLLLCSDTAARLVIMPVEIPVGIITSLLGVPFFIYLLYSRKRKRWS, encoded by the coding sequence ATGAGTACAGCTTCGGACCTAACCAACATCTACAACAAAAATACCAAAAGAAAAATCTTCATTATCCTCTCTTTTTTTCTTGCTTTGCTACTGGTAACAATCTTTGCCATTAGTTTTGGAGCAGGATCCCCCAGATTCACCCAAGCAACCAACGTTATTTTTTCCCATTTTTTCCACTTAGAAATGCCAGTCGAATCCCAGATAACCCAGTTAATTGTTCTTGATTTGCGCCTTCCACGCATAATTTTGGCAATGATTGCAGGTGCTGGACTTGCATCTTCAGGAACTACTATGCAGGGAGCCCTGCAAAACCCTTTGGTTTCTTCTTATGTTTTGGGAATATCTTCAGCCGCAGGCTTTGGTGCCGCATTCGCAATTGCCTTTGGATCTTTTTTGTTTAGTGGACACAACAACTATATCGTAGTTGCAAGTGCCTTTGGCTTTAGTTTACTAGCGATGCTGCTGGTTTATTTTATTGCACGCCTACGAGGAATGACTGCTGAAACAGTAATCTTAGCAGGAGTAGCAGTTGGATACTTGTTTTCAGCTTTGATTTCCCTTATTCAATATATTATTCCCGAACATGAAGTCCTTGAAGCAATCGTGTTTTGGCTCATGGGAGGATTAACTTCTGTGACGTGGGAAAGCATACTTATTCCTTTTGTAATAGTTTCAGTTACCCTAATTTTCATGATGCAACAATCATGGAACCTTAATGTAATGAGCCTAGGAGAAGAAGCCGCAACAAGCGTAGGAGTAAACTCTAAACATGTGCTTGTCATATGTATGACATTATCAACATTATCAACCGCCAGTGTAGTCGCATTCACGGGAGTCATAGGCTTTGTTGGCTTGACGTCACCCCATATTTCACGGTTGCTTGTGGGCAATGACAACAGGTTCCTTTTACCCTGTAGCGCAGTAGTAGGCGCTCTTTTGTTATTATGTTCTGATACTGCAGCTCGGCTGGTAATAATGCCCGTAGAAATTCCTGTCGGAATAATAACTTCGTTACTGGGTGTTCCATTTTTCATATACCTGTTATATTCAAGAAAACGAAAACGATGGAGTTAA